From the genome of Nicotiana sylvestris chromosome 2, ASM39365v2, whole genome shotgun sequence, one region includes:
- the LOC104244683 gene encoding putative protein phosphatase 2C 76 has translation MAQCMDAVPCIDREKQLRTNWKRVSITIIYGSLLVCVIAILTKNPILVAKFKPKPEEKLVKANYGVDLSDVSTQDCEFASIQGRRKYQEDRVTCNLDLSIPFFRPNDDGLDVVGVGAVAVFDGHIGSAASDMASKLFLEKFILKTYAEQSSNYMEFLNSSLVQTIEEIDAEFSKVALEHELYSGSTAVVALIYNNSHVLVANVGDSKAFICSGSSVKELTRDHNAYRLEERARVEASGGVFTHSYNNNVPDLLMGHFPMTRAIGDVSMKKYGIIATPEVTDWLHLTSEDEFLVVASDGIFESLSPQKVCDFINEAEDNSDTALLAKQLVQKAFLEGSSDNLSVVLVQLGVERVSPVIDYF, from the coding sequence ATGGCCCAATGTATGGATGCTGTTCCCTGTATAGATAGAGAAAAACAACTCAGAACTAATTGGAAGAGGGTGAGTATTACTATCATATATGGATCTTTACTTGTCTGTGTTATTGCAATTTTGACGAAAAACCCTATTTTAGTTGCGAAGTTTAAGCCTAAACCTGAAGAAAAGCTTGTCAAAGCAAACTACGGTGTTGATCTATCAGATGTTTCAACTCAAGATTGTGAATTTGCCTCGATCCAAGGAAGAAGGAAATACCAGGAGGATCGAGTAACATGCAACCTTGATCTTAGTATTCCTTTCTTTAGACCCAATGATGACGGCCTTGATGTGGTAGGCGTTGGCGCTGTCGCAGTATTTGATGGTCATATTGGATCGGCTGCTAGTGACATGGCGTCAAAGCTCtttttggaaaagtttatccTTAAAACTTACGCTGAACAATCTTCTAATTATATGGAATTCCTAAATTCATCATTAGTGCAAACTATTGAGGAAATTGATGCAGAATTCTCTAAGGTTGCTCTTGAACATGAACTTTATTCGGGATCTACTGCTGTTGTTGCTCTTATATATAACAATAGTCATGTTTTAGTAGCAAATGTTGGCGATTCGAAAGCGTTTATTTGCTCCGGTTCTTCGGTTAAGGAGTTGACGAGAGATCATAATGCATATAGGTTGGAGGAGAGGGCTAGGGTTGAAGCTTCTGGAGGAGTATTTACTCATAGTTATAATAATAATGTTCCTGATCTGCTAATGGGACACTTTCCCATGACTCGAGCAATTGGTGATGTGTCTATGAAAAAATATGGAATTATTGCTACTCCAGAGGTTACTGATTGGCTACATTTAACTTCAGAGGATGAGTTTTTGGTGGTGGCTTCTGATGGaatatttgaaagcttaagtcCCCAAAAAGTCTGTGACTTTATAAATGAGGCAGAGGACAATTCAGATACAGCATTATTGGCTAAACAACTTGTTCAGAAAGCATTTTTAGAAGGCAGCAGCGATAATTTATCTGTTGTTTTGGTTCAATTGGGAGTAGAGAGGGTTTCTCCTGTAATTGATTATTTTTGA
- the LOC104244682 gene encoding LRR receptor-like serine/threonine-protein kinase RGI5, with the protein MYIIFKSGNHRTLMGIWGQRKTFLFTFFYILFVPYQLEACHLVDKVALLEFKQKITFDPSKLFQTWTSTTDCCKSWEGIACDSFGRVVNVSRPGLSSGEDFIIDTSVSGTLSPSLSKLSFLELLDLSNLKDLTGPIPPEFGKLSRLSYLFLDTNKLSGSIPVTFKYLYQLKKLYLSDNTLSGTIPSNIFDGFLSLSELGLSGNQFSGPIPSSIGNLLSLTKLDMSHNKFSRSIPESIGKLKNLEYIDLSENQLSGKIPNSIGNLSKLVLMYVNQNQLKGNIPSSISGLSSLIFCRLSENQLSGSIPPSIGSLPKIQRLIFENNKLSGKLPAALGHLATLTDMFFSNNLFTGKIPSSFGNLQSLQTLDLSRNKLSGEIPHQLVKLVRLQALDLSYNPLGLSRIPNWFQNLKVFRLILAKTGIRGQLPSWLASSSCSTLDLSSNGLTGKLPKWIGNMTSLSFLNLSNNAFHLSIPDEFRNLSLLMDLDLHSNKFSGNLRAIFSKNFQDPLGRYNSINLAYNMFKGPLDKNTGNEPVMTSIVSLSLSHNPLTGHIPKSFGNLTSLQEIKLAENGLSGGIPKELGNARELKTILLSNNDLEGAIPEEVLNLKELEEFDVSGNRLSGQIPPHKANIPKSAFQGNHGLCGAPLPPCKHS; encoded by the coding sequence ATGTACATTATTTTCAAGTCTGGTAATCATAGAACACTTATGGGCATCTGGGGTCAGAGAAAAACTTTCTTGTTCACCTTCTTTTACATTCTTTTTGTCCCATATCAGTTAGAAGCTTGTCATCTGGTAGATAAAGTAGCATTGTTAGAATTCAAGCAAAAGATTACCTTTGATCCTTCAAAATTGTTTCAAACATGGACATCTACAACTGATTGCTGCAAATCTTGGGAAGGTATTGCTTGTGATTCCTTTGGCAGGGTTGTCAATGTATCTCGCCCTGGCCTTTCTTCAGGCGAAGACTTCATTATTGACACTTCAGTTTCTGGAACTCTTTCTCCTTCGCTGTCCAAACTCTCTTTTCTTGAATTGCTTGATCTTAGTAATCTCAAGGACTTGACAGGGCCGATTCCACCTGAATTTGGCAAGTTATCGCGCTTGAGTTACCTCTTTCTTGATACAAACAAGCTTTCGGGTTCTATACCTGTCACGTTTAAATATCTATATCAGCTGAAGAAGCTCTATCTCAGTGATAATACTCTTTCTGGTACTATTCCTTCAAATATTTTTGATGGTTTTCTTTCACTATCTGAACTTGGTCTTTCAGGAAACCAATTTTCAGGTCCAATACCATCTTCAATTGGGAATTTATTGTCATTGACCAAGCTTGATATGAGTCACAATAAGTTTTCTAGAAGCATTCCAGAAAGTATAGGAAAACTCAAGAATCTTGAATACATTGATTTGTCTGAAAATCAGTTATCTGGAAAGATTCCAAACTCAATTGGAAATCTTTCCAAATTAGTCCTGATGTATGTGAATCAAAACCAACTGAAAGGAAACATTCCTTCATCAATATCTGGTCTTAGCTCATTGATATTCTGCCGTTTATCAGAAAACCAGCTGAGTGGCAGTATCCCACCTTCTATTGGCagtcttccaaaaatccaaaggCTAATATTTGAGAACAACAAACTCAGTGGGAAACTTCCTGCAGCTCTTGGACATCTTGCAACTCTCACAGACATGTTTTTTTCCAATAATCTTTTTACAGGCAAAATCccatcaagttttggcaatctacAAAGCCTCCAGACACTAGACTTGTCAAGAAATAAGCTAAGTGGTGAAATTCCTCATCAGCTTGTAAAACTAGTGAGGTTACAGGCATTGGATCTATCATATAATCCTCTGGGGCTTTCAAGAATACCAAATTGGTTTCAGAATCTAAAAGTGTTTCGGCTAATTTTAGCAAAGACTGGGATCAGAGGGCAGCTCCCTAGTTGGTTGGCTTCATCATCATGCTCAACACTTGATTTATCAAGCAATGGTTTGACTGGGAAATTACCTAAATGGATTGGAAATATGACCAGCCTTTCATTCTTGAATTTGTCGAATAACGCCTTTCATTTATCGATCCCTGATGAATTCAGGAACCTGTCACTGCTGATGGATCTAGATCTTCATTCCAATAAATTCTCAGGCAACTTGAGAGCAAttttttccaagaattttcaggATCCTCTTGGCCGCTACAATTCAATTAATCTTGCGTACAACATGTTCAAGGGACCACTAGACAAAAACACTGGAAATGAACCAGTAATGACATCTATTGTGTCACTTAGTTTGTCACACAATCCATTGACAGGGCACATACCGAAATCATTTGGAAACTTGACAAGCTTGCAGGAGATTAAACTAGCAGAAAATGGACTATCAGGTGGAATTCCAAAAGAGCTTGGGAATGCCAGGGAACTGAAAACAATTTTACTTTCAAATAATGATTTGGAAGGTGCAATACCAGAAGAAGTTCTGAATCTGAAGGAGCTAGAGGAATTTGATGTGTCAGGAAATCGACTAAGCGGTCAAATCCCTCCCCATAAAGCCAATATTCCAAAGTCTGCATTTCAAGGAAATCATGGGCTGTGTGGAGCTCCTCTTCCTCCTTGTAAACACTCATAG